A stretch of the Cervus canadensis isolate Bull #8, Minnesota chromosome 16, ASM1932006v1, whole genome shotgun sequence genome encodes the following:
- the LOC122454413 gene encoding uncharacterized protein LOC122454413 isoform X2, producing the protein MGDQGGEEHQLRCSSCLQRAQPRASLSFRSVSASKLAKVSENAQSARNLSRSCATRVWSWPQLPRPHAPSAPRAGMPAPRPLYRDPAPGPGVLRFEVEGTPGVVDLANTPLLLADTTCLPCCLNLKREERSRVFKKIAHSGPRPRKPRAPGLGSSPLRASPSPRLQVPKGPDAGRLSAAA; encoded by the exons ATGGGAG ACCAAGGCGGAGAAGAGCACCAGCTCCGCTGCTCCTCTTGTCTGCAGCGCGCTCAACCCCGAGCGAGTCTCAGCTTCCGCTCAGTCTCGGCTTCCAAGCTTGCCAAAGTGTCCGAAAACGCGCAGAGCGCTCGGAACCTGTCCCGCAGCTGTGCGACGCGCGTCTGGAGCTGGCCGCAGCTGCCCCGCCCTCACGCGCCTTCAGCCCCGCGGGCGGGGATGCCGGCTCCGCGGCCGCTCTACCGGGACCCTGCTCCAGGCCCGGGCGTGCTCCGGTTCGAGGTGGAAGGCACACCCGGGGTAGTGGATTTAGCAAACACACCTTT GTTATTGGCTGATACCACATGCCTGCCTTGTTGCCTGAATTTAAAGAGAGAAGAGCGCTCCCGAGTTTTCAAGAAAATCGCCCACTCAGGGCCGAGGCCCCGGAAACCTCGAGCTCCAGGTCTTGGCTCTTCCCCTCTTCGGGCCTCACCAAGCCCCAGGCTGCAGGTCCCTAAGGGACCGGATGCTGGCCGACTTTCCGCAGCTGCCTAA
- the LOC122454413 gene encoding translation initiation factor IF-2-like isoform X1, translating into MSGCCDAGGGAQAGFPGEGAGRPAWPRVQGSLRPLPAQLPPPIPCLPLMSRKPRRRRAPAPLLLLSAARSTPSESQLPLSLGFQACQSVRKRAERSEPVPQLCDARLELAAAAPPSRAFSPAGGDAGSAAALPGPCSRPGRAPVRGGRHTRGSGFSKHTFVSTHDTGARAHTLQARAHSPAGCRRRAPAVRRRIVAASALGAPLGPRPASAPGCGEPWRSGRTPGSLPPWRRPNAPSSRDKAAWGRAGGERSLMGPGRR; encoded by the exons ATGTCAGGCTGCTGTGACGCGGGGGGCGGGGCTCAGGCGGGGTtcccgggggagggggcgggccgcCCGGCGTGGCCTAGGGTGCAAGGGTCTCTGCGCCCCCTGCCTGCTCAACTTCCACCTCCAATTCCCTGCCTCCCTTTGATGTCCCGCAA ACCAAGGCGGAGAAGAGCACCAGCTCCGCTGCTCCTCTTGTCTGCAGCGCGCTCAACCCCGAGCGAGTCTCAGCTTCCGCTCAGTCTCGGCTTCCAAGCTTGCCAAAGTGTCCGAAAACGCGCAGAGCGCTCGGAACCTGTCCCGCAGCTGTGCGACGCGCGTCTGGAGCTGGCCGCAGCTGCCCCGCCCTCACGCGCCTTCAGCCCCGCGGGCGGGGATGCCGGCTCCGCGGCCGCTCTACCGGGACCCTGCTCCAGGCCCGGGCGTGCTCCGGTTCGAGGTGGAAGGCACACCCGGGGTAGTGGATTTAGCAAACACACCTTTGTGAGTACACACGACAcgggcgcgcgcgcacacacccTACAGGCGCGCGCGCACAGTCCAGCCGGCTGCAGACGGCGCGCCCCGGCCGTTCGGCGGCGGATTGTGGCTGCGAGCGCACTCGGTGCGCCTTTGGGTCCACGGCCAGCCTCGGCCCCAGGCTGCGGGGAGCCCTGGCGCTCGGGACGCACGCCGGGCTCTCTGCCGCCCTGGCGGCGCCCGAATGCCCCATCCTCCCGGGACAAGGCTGCGTGGGGGCGGGCGGGAGGAGAGCGCAGCTTGATGGGGCCGGGGCGCCGGTGA